One Turneriella parva DSM 21527 genomic region harbors:
- a CDS encoding cation:proton antiporter — protein MPDTLLLTTLSFLFIVSGGFLGISLARLTRVHPAYFFLLFGGVLAFTLRFVLPQRSLLSELAELGAIFVIFLAALETQWDARFSWRFDELVAALLTQLAVAMPVAALFYFWFKIDMTAACFTGLVAAAHAPERRRQVVGDSFRHNMISGEAGFFGFVSEVSLLIALALMGAFAQRETISADLLQVAVGILLILILLITFVPQMLRLLLRRVSEESYAIYYLMLVLLIGITLLMRRAAIEPLLGAFAAGFVLARFVTEGSKVLERLRFTGHSLLVPSFFIMFGFTLVLTGPLTAPHLFAAAAITLATWVLRFLAVRLLNMRAAPARFSVLHLTRKNPFVMVLLYVGAARGVIPVSLLQPLLLYLVANELLCVLLGLSEPQGETPGEPKADARVLLPVSNPETMLPLLNLASHLGHSGRAARIHPVNVVSDTGETEAKIRSVEAQFNEIIPLYAARDQVVQLSTRIDNNRIRAVARTARELLADRILLGLGAIPTLQRPQGYSFLESLSEIALQNTILAAHLQADLALTSHINVIVANRTLLESREVWLPLVVQIARRLHSEIVFFGDQAVLAEIEQHMHADERSTPYSTRAGQMHAGLDLVTLDANANAFSIAVLERTFRYPDEKIHARLPEMMLRAFSDRNFMLLYPAVAAGVQIKKPRSAWRKIKRFMGFS, from the coding sequence CTCGGCGCTATCTTCGTTATTTTTCTCGCTGCGCTCGAAACCCAATGGGATGCCCGGTTCTCATGGCGGTTTGACGAACTTGTCGCGGCGCTTTTGACGCAGCTCGCCGTTGCCATGCCCGTCGCAGCGCTCTTCTATTTTTGGTTCAAAATCGATATGACCGCCGCGTGCTTTACCGGACTTGTCGCAGCGGCGCATGCTCCCGAACGCAGACGCCAGGTCGTGGGTGATTCATTTCGCCACAACATGATATCGGGTGAAGCAGGATTCTTTGGTTTTGTCTCAGAAGTTTCACTGCTGATTGCGCTCGCGCTAATGGGCGCGTTTGCCCAGCGAGAGACGATCAGCGCCGATCTGTTGCAGGTGGCAGTCGGTATTCTGCTGATTCTCATTCTGCTCATCACCTTTGTTCCGCAGATGCTGCGGCTGCTGCTGCGGCGCGTCAGCGAAGAATCTTACGCAATCTATTATCTGATGCTCGTGTTGCTGATTGGCATCACGCTCTTGATGCGGCGAGCAGCGATCGAACCATTGCTCGGTGCCTTCGCGGCAGGTTTCGTGCTGGCGCGCTTCGTGACAGAGGGCTCAAAGGTTCTCGAGCGGCTACGCTTCACCGGGCATAGCCTGCTGGTGCCTTCTTTCTTTATTATGTTCGGCTTCACGCTGGTGCTCACTGGCCCGTTAACCGCGCCGCATCTTTTTGCCGCGGCGGCCATCACGCTCGCGACCTGGGTTTTGCGGTTTCTCGCGGTCAGGCTGCTGAATATGCGCGCGGCACCTGCGAGATTTTCTGTGCTGCACCTGACACGAAAAAATCCGTTTGTGATGGTTCTGCTCTATGTCGGCGCAGCCCGAGGTGTAATTCCCGTGAGTTTGCTGCAACCGCTGCTACTCTATCTCGTTGCCAACGAACTTCTTTGCGTGCTGCTGGGCCTGAGCGAACCTCAGGGCGAAACGCCCGGTGAACCCAAAGCAGATGCACGCGTCTTACTGCCGGTCAGCAACCCTGAAACGATGCTGCCGCTCTTAAATTTGGCATCGCATCTGGGACATTCGGGCCGGGCCGCGCGCATTCACCCGGTGAATGTCGTGAGCGACACGGGTGAGACCGAAGCAAAGATCAGATCGGTAGAAGCACAGTTCAATGAGATTATTCCTCTTTATGCGGCGCGCGACCAGGTCGTGCAGCTTTCAACCCGAATCGACAACAACCGCATTCGCGCGGTTGCGCGCACTGCCCGTGAACTATTGGCCGACCGCATTCTGCTGGGCCTGGGCGCGATACCCACTTTGCAGAGACCGCAAGGCTATTCGTTTCTTGAATCTTTGAGCGAAATTGCCCTGCAGAACACCATTCTCGCGGCACACCTGCAGGCAGATCTGGCGCTGACGAGCCACATTAATGTGATCGTTGCCAACCGCACCCTGCTCGAAAGCCGTGAAGTTTGGCTTCCTCTGGTTGTACAGATTGCCCGCCGGTTGCACTCTGAAATCGTGTTCTTTGGCGATCAGGCGGTGCTCGCTGAAATAGAACAGCACATGCACGCAGACGAAAGAAGCACGCCCTATTCGACACGCGCAGGCCAGATGCACGCAGGTCTCGATCTCGTGACCCTCGATGCGAATGCCAATGCATTCTCGATCGCCGTGCTCGAACGCACCTTCAGATACCCAGATGAAAAGATACACGCGCGGTTGCCTGAAATGATGCTGCGCGCCTTCTCAGACAGAAATTTTATGCTGCTCTACCCGGCGGTTGCTGCCGGTGTACAAATAAAAAAGCCACGCTCTGCGTGGCGAAAAATCAAAAGATTTATGGGTTTTTCTTAG